The stretch of DNA CTCCACTCTCTAGTGGTGAGCCCCATTCTGTTTTGCTTAGAGTAGGATTATGTACATCCCCTATACTGCACCGACATGCAGATGTCTGCACTGTAAGATTAGATAGTCGATAAGATCGAACGATATTATTGTTGGGAATAAATTAGTTGATGCAATTGGTAGGCTGAATGtggtatcgtacagtactcacGATTTTGTTGCTGGaatggtacagtacgattTCTTAGTGCgaatgtacatactgtacagcacatactgtatgttTCGCCTGCCTGTGAAGAAAGTATCTCCCAGTCATAatacgtacagtacagtacagtactcgtacttgtactttaGCACCTCCATGCTGTGGTCTATGGTAACTTTCCATCATCAACTGACCTCTCAATCTTCTCGGTGGTTGCTTGCACCAGCTGAGCAAGAGCTCGTCGCATGGCAGTATCTCCATCAGCTAGAATGTATAGCCGTTCCACAGACCTAAGAAACTGCTGCATACTTTCCAGGTACTGAGGCAGGTAGTTTGACGACATGGATGTGTCTGGGTGCGGCGTAGACGTCATAATGGAGCTGCGTCTTTCATTTGCACTAGACATGGAGACTTGAgttttcttcttggcaggTCTGGAGTCGGTAGCAGAGGTTCTGGAAGAACCTACAGAAGGTGGGAAAAGGGCATCATCGTCCATGGTATAGACATCTTTTCTAGGTCTTCCACGCTTTCTTTTAGGTGCTTCAGTTGGAACTGTAGTAGAAGTTCCACCTGGGAGAGCCAGTTGATACATTTGGTCTGCATCAACAGATACCCTACCTGTCACAGGGTGTTGCAGTTCAACCAAGTCTCCTTGACCAGGTTCCAGGTCGGACACCTGCACACTTCTCGACCTGCGGTCGCTTCTTGAAATGGGATCATCGTCAACCTCATCGTCCAAACGAACGCTGCTTCGCTGCAAGCGCGAAGAGTTGCGTTTGGTGGGACTGGGGCGCTCCTGGACAAAGCTGTGGCGTTTGGCGGCCTTGGGAGTGCTGGTaggaagagagaagagctcTGCACGCGACCCGATATCGCTATCAGAGTCTGAATCGGATCGGTGCACTTTAGGAGGTCTGTATTGTCGGTCCATCGTCTTTGAGGTGGAATCGGGTTGATCTTTCGATTGGGATCTTGTCTGTTCCAGCTCCACGCCCACGTTCCTACTACCTACCGGTGGTGAAGCTGGTGTTTCTGAGGCAGTCTCCTTTAGTTGCGTTTTCTTTTCCGCGAGCGCGAAGATCGGGTCTTCATACTCATCAGACAATGCCATCTCAAGATTTTTTGACTTGGCCTCAGTAACTACGAGTCGCCTCTTTTTGCGCAAAAGGCTTCTCGACTCTGACTTCGAGACCGGCGTCTCAGACTTTTCAGATTTTTCAGACGTCTTGGTATCGGAATTCTGGTCATGTTCCTCTGTCTCAAACAAACTCCGTGCTTCGGAACTCTCCCTGCGCAGTCGGAGCCTCTCTTCTCGTTCTCTCTGGACTTTGGCAGCCTCAGCTTCCTCCCTCCGGAGAGCTTCCGCGGCAGAAACCTGGTTTTTCGGCCCAGACAAAATATCCTCCTCTCCTATCTGAATTGATTTGTCAGGAGCACTGCCCGTTGATGTGGGACCATTTTCAGACATTTTTTCCACGGTGGCACCTCCACCGTACCCGTCCAGCTTGTATTTTGTCGTGAGAGTGTCCAGGGGAACTCTATCGTCGTGAGCGGGTATTTTGTTGTCTCTgaccttggtcttgtcgacAGGGACTCGAAAAAGTGGCTTTGGCTTAGTAACCGGTGGGGTagagctccttgtcggtTTCAACACATCCTCCTCGCTGTCCACAGCATCCTCCTTTAGGTCAAACGTCACTTGCAGACCAATAAGACTCTTTGGTAGGCGCTGGTACAGAAGAGCCAGCTTTTTGGAGTACTCCTCGTCGGCCACCGAAGGATCTCGTTCTTTTTCTCGAAGCAGAATCAGATAATCTAGGAAATCACGCTTGATTCGGGCTACCCGGCTCCGCACACGTGTCATCAATCTGGGCTCCACCTGGCCAAACACACCCATACAAGCCTGTTCCATGAAGTCTCCGAACCGAGCCCCAGGTCGCATCTTCTCGTTCAGCTCCTTGGGACCCACGCTGTCGAACACAGCAAAGAGAGCGTCGATCTGCTCCGTCGGCCACGCGTCTTTTCGCGACATTAATTGGTGTTGTattggtactgtactgatAGGAGTAGTTGTGTGGTCGTAGGCACGATATTTTAGAAGCACATGAGTGCAGGAACCTTATCAGAACGCGTGAGGATATACAGTATAGGTACCAATGGAAGGGAGCCTGGTTGTTTACTATGGCAAGGAGTTGTAATTTTGTGGGTCCTTGATTATGCTGGCTTAATCGTTTgatttatatataaatatttACCAGTCAGCATAGGAAAAGTTGGGATATAAGAAAATAACCAGCTCATAGTACAACTTCAACTCCTGGGCGGACTTAATAAATCAATACCAAAAGTTCAGTTCATTGTTGACCTTTGCAGGCTTTAGTTGGAGGTTTACTTTACACTGAGGGTGACAATATCAGGAGTAGTGAGTTGTCTCCAGCATGGGGATGAAGGAGAATTTTTGGACAATGAAATATAGCAAGAAATCAGCAGAGGGATATGGATTCTAACGAAGAAGTTCCTGTCCTTTTTCAACCATTCGCGCAATATCACGATAGTCGGAATGTACATTCTGTATACTAAGATCGTCGATGTGAGACTTGAAACATGTCTTGTTACGCTGATACAACTTTGCTGGACATTTTTACACTCATTCATCCTCCATAATATCACTCCGAAATCAACTATTCGATACAGACGTCATCCTGAATGTACAGTTTGAAACACGGACTGTGAACTGGAGGTATCGCGCCAGACTGGAACCCTTGCTAAGCCTGTAAGTGAACTACAAACACTGGTCTCTTTTTCTCGCCACCTTCATTTACTATTTAGTCATTATCATAATATCATCACACAGAGCATCAAGTTAGGTACTCGAGAACCTGTAGTCCTCATGGCCTTCAATcctggtactgtactttcATCTTACTTGTAAGTGTCCAGAACGTATCTGCCGGCAAtcttgccctcctccatcagCTTGTAGACGGACTCCAGCTGGGAAAGACCCACAATAATAATGGGAGACTTGACAAGGCCCCGGGCGAAGAATTCAATGGCCTCCTGCGAGTCGGCTCGGTTGCCAACATAGGAACCCTTGATCTGAATGGATCGAGCCACTTGCTGGAAGATGGGCGACTTGCAGACAGCTCCAGCGGGCAGGCCGACCAGAACCACGGTGCCCAGAGTTCGCACGTACTCGACGGACTGGTTGACGGCAAACTCGGAGACAGACACGTTGATAACGGCGTGGGGTCCGCCCTTGGTGGCATCCTGGACGTCCTTGACCAGATCCTTGGACTTAGCAAAGTCGATGAAGACCTCGGCGCCGAGCTCCTTGcacatcttctccttgtcggcgCCGGTGTCAATGGCCAGCACTCGGTAGCCCATGGCCTTAGCGTACTGGACGGCCAGAGAACCGaggcctcctccagctccggTAACGGCGGCCCACTCACCAGCCTTGAGGCCAGCGGTCTTAAGAGCCTTGTAGACGGTGATGCCGGCGCAGAGAATGGGAGCAATCTGGGCGAGGTCGCAGTTCTTGGGGATATGGGCTGCCTGGACAGCGTTGGCAGTGGCGTACTGCTGGAACGAGCCGTCGTGGGTGTATCCCGACATGGTAGCTTTAGGACAGTTGGGCTCGGCAGACACCTGGCAGAACTCACAGGTGTAACAGGCCTTGTTAATCCACTTGATACCGGCGTAGTCGCCGATTTCGAAGGTGGTCAcgttcttgcccttggccACGACAACTCCGGCGCCCTCGTGGCCGCCAATGAGAGGAAGTTTGGTGTCAAGAGGCCAGTCGCCCTTCCAGGCATGGAGGTCAGTGTGGCACACTCCGGAAAACTTGACGTTGACGAGaatctcgtcgtcggcagGAACAGGCACAGGCACGTCCTTGTACATGAGAGGACCGCCGGAGGTCTCGAAAATGACAGCCTTCTGGGTCTTGGGGatggtggtcatggtgAAGAGATGGTAGTTGGTAGTAGTTTGGAAAAGTGTTGTTGTGAGAGTAGCTGAGAGCTGGTGTTGAATTGAGGACCACTCAGCcactatatatatacctgTAGAATCcctcacacacaacactGGGTTCCAAATCAGTCTCTTCCCTACTCCCAGGCATCTCCACACTCCCGAGAGAGAGGGGAAAGAAATTCGACTGTGGGGAGGGGTGCATGACAAGTGCAACTGAGATGGGAGTCAAAATATGGGTGTACGGAAGTGAACAGAATGAGACAttgtctacttgtacactaCCACTGATTTGACTGTTTTTTTCATAGTCTCGCTAAAAATGCTCGTAATTCGAAATTATGACATTTTctcttgtttttgtggtcATATCAATATATCAGCtctgtttgttttttatccgttttttttcttcttttgtTTTCAtctgtctttttcttttttttgttctatTGTTTTCCGGGTATCTTTGAGACAACCTGCACCCCACTCCAATAACGGCTCATGCGCATACTCGGAACGCAGTGTCGTAATTAATATCATTCTTGTCTGACCACAGCAAGCTACAATGTTCTCTCTACTCTGTCTCAGGGGTTGCTACACTGCAAACAATCCTAGCAGTTCCTCAAAACAGTCTAcatagtacaagtaggtgctgtacttgcacaCCACCAAAATCTAATATACATTGATAAATATACAGGCTCAGATGAACCATGCGTCTTCCACATGTCCGCTGTACCCTTCCATGCACCATGATACGTGATTCCCCTCGATGCTTCCCTTCATCCATTGATTGGAGCCGAAGAGAAGGTCAGAGGCGCATTCAGAACCCTTACGCTGAAACAAAGAGCGCAGAGGTGAAGATGTGCAGAGAAAGTAAAGCTGGATGGTTGTTCAGAAACAGTGAAAGCACGAAGAATGTCGGTGTCGGTGCCCAGCGCCTCGCTTGGCTCGTACTCGGGCGATTTCGAACACTCCCTCGCTCGTATTTGATTATGCTTGTCGCTCTGCTTTGAACATGACCTGCAACACATAATCCCTGCGATCCTTATCCCAATGGTTCCAAAACTTACTCGGATGCTGATCCAGCTCCTTCGCAGGGATCTTGAAAGCAATTGTCTCATACGGCTCAGCCGCAATCAACAGATACTGAAACCTTCTGTCTGCCGGAACGTCCACCTTTTGCTCGAACGCAGACATGAATCTGTATCTTGGGGTGACTCCCGTGCCAATCTCTGCAAAGTTGATCTGCATAAGCAGACCCAGCTGCTTGGTCAGCGGGTCCTTCACCTTGGTGATCTTGTAACCGGGACGGCCGATTTTGAGCGCAGATTTCTTAATGTGGATTTTGTTGGCTCCGGATAGTTCCCGGTTCTGCTCCCTGGGTCCATCTCGACTCTGAGCTCCTCTCTTGGCTAAGTTTTGTTGATGCCGCTTGCCTTGGGTGTGGGAGAGATAGCTACCGtcggtcacatgactggTGAGGCAGAGGCGACATTCAAAGTAGCCCAGGTGGTTCTTGAAAATGTATGGGTCTTTGGAAATGTCGAGCTGTTCACTAGCGAGTTTTCGGAGCCGTTCTCGTCGGTGAAGATTGGCTTGAGATTCAGAGGCCATTCCGCCGCCTGAGTTAGTATTGCTAGTGAATGACCCGATAGACGGTGGTCGTTTTAGCACGGTAGGGGCGGACAGGACAGAATGTGTCATGTCCAGCTCTCAAATACGTTAGACGACCCAGGCCATCTCCAGCGAGATGGCTCCATCCgcatgaaaaaaaaagccagAATCAACAGGTTGCATCATGGTGAACAGCTCCTGAATGGCTACCAGACATAAGTTTGAGTAGCAGCAAGAAAACAGTTCAGTGATCATCAGAGTCATGTCTAACACTGCTACACAGAACTCCAATCATGTCCAGCTGAATGTGTTCATCACGTGAGCCTTCCTCGCATCTCCATACTCACCTCCTTTTTTCGATCCCACTCGATTTTGCATGTCCATTTTGCCGGATGTTGTGTGCTGTCTAACGTGTACTGGTCGTACTTTTTTTTAAGTGCTGGTCTGCAGTCAGTTATCAAAAGTTTATTTGAAGGTGGAGGGTTGTTAGACGGTTGTTGGACTGGTGTTCCAGGAGAGTTTTGGGAATTATAAAAGTTggtttttattttttgtgGCACACACACTGCTCTTGAACTCTCACTTTCTCAATATATCTGGCATTACCAGCTCCAGGCCGATTGTCAATCGTCTGTTGTGGCCCTACATCTACTTATTAACTATTACAATAACTCTAAATATTGGACCAACATGAAACTCTACTTTTTTCCACCATACGCGGTGGCACTGAACAGACAGAAACACTCAGAGCGGATCTGAACGCCTccagaaacaacaaacaCATACGAAACACAACCAGGAGGATCACCCATATAGCACTTATTGCtggaatcacgtgactacaAGCGCCGCAACAATCAAGACCACCAGACAGCGTCACTCTTGAGCCGACACGACAGAAGCGGCTACAAGATCTCTGAGACGAGAGGTCCCGCTCAGATTACGTGAGAAGGAACCACGATACTCTCACAATCCACAAACGCGCACATTTTGAACACGTCGTCCGCTACAGTTATCTCGTCACTTGACTCAGAGCACACCAACGACCGCCGTTATGGACAACTCCCTCCTGGGCATCCACAACGCCTATGGCAAGCCGCGGGAAGAAATCCCGCACCAGGAATTCCACTCGGATCTCGATCTTACCGAGAAACTCGATTGTTATACGGACGACCAGAGTTATCGAGAACCGCCTCCAAATCCGCGTCTGGACCCAACAGTGAGACTCAACAAGGCCAGTTTCACCCTTCTGCCCATGGACGAGTTTGATCTGGACGTGACGCCCGCGCTGGAACAGATAGGATACCAGATGACTGAAGAGTTTACCTTGCCTGATGAATACATGCAAGAACAGCCCGAGGTGGAAGGGGTGGAATATGATATGGACGAGCAGGATGCTTTTTTCATGGATATGGTTACGGAACAGTGGCCACCCGCCGAAGATAGCAGAGATTCCGGTGAAAGTGGTGCCGATGGTGCTCCCGATACCGATCAAGCTGTTGCTTCAGACTCAGCTacttcaccaccaccttcatCACCCACATACAACGCCGATGGACAACTCATTCTCCGAGGATACACACCGGAACCGCCACAAGGACCGTTTCCGCCGACTCACGAAATGTTTGAATACGTGGTTACTCTCATAGAACGCCACTGGTTCTCGCTGGCATCTTCCATGCCTCCAAAGCCGCCCCAGACACACGACGAAATGGACTCGCTGGATGACCAAGCATGTTGCATCTGCGGCGAGTCCGAGTGTGACAACTCTAACGCCATTGTATACTGCGACGGCTGCGATATGGCGTGTCATCAGGAATGCTACGGAGTGACCCACATTCCTGAGGGCCAGTGGCTGTGTCGAAAATGCAGCTTCTCACGTGCGCGACGACGAAACAAGAAGGGAACGTGCATCTTTTGTCCTTCCCAGGTTGGAGCATTCAAAATGACCACGCAAAAGAACTGGGGACATGTTATTTGCGCGTTGTGGATCCCCGAAATCAAGATTGGTGGTCGCAACATGGAGCCCATCAGTCACGTCCGTGACGTCCCCCGTAGCCGCTGGAAGCTACATTGTTACATTTGCAAGCAGCGCATGGGTGCATGTATCCAATGTGCACGGGGCAGCTGTGTGCAGGCctttcacgtgacctgtGCCAGACGAGCAGGTCTACAGATGGAAATGCTCCATGGCGTTCAGGGCGCAATTTTTGATGCAGGATCTATGAGAGCGTATTGTCACAATCATGGAGGAGACGACGACACTCTAATGAGGATAAAGGCGCTGCGAAAGTGGTTTGCCGAGAGGTATGATGGTAAAGGTAGGAGgaaggccattgaggacGTTGCTACTACGACAGAGTCCTCTGAACTTGGTAGCGAAGCTCCTACTCCGGGAGGTGGGGAGGGAAATGTGGCTACGACAACGGTCGAAGACGTTGTTAGTACCCCTGTGGACACGCCTGTCGAAATGGGCACCTCACAGACCCCTCAGCCAGCTACTCCTTGTGGAGAGGAAGGCAGGGACTTCCCAACTCCCTCAGAAGCAGATCAAACAGTTGTTACTGAGGTCTATCCCACCTGGAAAACACCCGCAGGTACTCCTCTTCTGCCCAAAGTCATCATCGACCGCATCTGTGATGCTTTGGAGCCGTTCAAGATCTCGCACTGTCGCAAGTTTGTGACTATGGTGGCCCGGTACTGGGCTCTGAAGCGGGAGTTCAAACGGGGCGCTGCGCTCATCAAACGGCTCAATATCGCTCTGGAAAACTCGCAAGCTGTGGCCTCCACTCAACTCGAGTCTGTGGAGGACAGACAGAAGCGATACAGAGACATGATTGTCCTGATAAACGAGCTGGAGCGAATCAAGGTGCGGGTAAAGCTACTTGCTGAACGAGAATCCGTCAAGCTGGATTATCTCAAGGTCCAGGGTGAGCTCATCCGAACGCTTCTCCTGCCTGTTACAGCCCTATGTCTCAGGCTGTGCGACGAGATGACCGAGCAGGATTCCAATGGGTACTTTCTGGAGATTCCCGAGATTCCGGGTTACAGAGAGGTGGTCGAATGCCCCATGTCCATGACGGAGATTCGGGAAAAGACCCTGAATCTGGAGTACGACCATGTGGCCCAGATGCTGCCAGACTTCGAAGTCATGTTTGACAATGCGTTTGTCTACAATGATAGTGAAGCTcctgtgtgtgtggaggCCACGAGATTAAGGGGCGTGGTGAGAGGGCTGGTGGAAGAATACacggagaaggagaaggagaaagagTACCAGAGGTGTTTTGGGGAGGGGGAGAAAGGGGAGGTAGGGAAGGAGGTGAGAGAGGCGCAGAAGAGGCCGTTCACTGCTATTGAGTAGACTGCGAGGTGAGTGTGCAGCTCTCACCGAACGGACCAGGGTGAAATGAGTGTGTAACTCTTTTGTATTGGACCTATTAGGCAAGCATGCGTTGCCGCTCTAACCGTCTACACTTGTACTAATATTATTTATGCGATATTCTGTACAGTCTACGTAGCCTCTGGGGTTGTACATCAGTGGCTACCATTGCTAATGATAAGAGACCTGAAAACGTACAACATAGTGCACATTCCCAATGACCAGGGTCCATGAAAAGTATCTAATCGATTCACGAGCTGGCGCTGAGTCGATGGTGTAAAAATCATGCAGCTTGCGATGGTTTACAATTAATACAACTCGCAGTAGCACCAACAGCGACCTACTCTAACTAATCATCAAGTAATAGTGAGAGTTGGATTAAGTAAAACATCCActatagtacatactatacaacacggactgaaccaggtttttttatgatttttttactggaaatGTCGTCCAAAGTTGGACATGACACAAAGTGGTTAATTGTATATCGTGTAACTGCATTCTTCAAAGGTTATTTTTCACGGCAAAGTTTATAATTAAAGgtataaaaaaaaaaaaaaaaaaaaaaaaaaaaactgtacatactgtacttctGATAGCCAATTTTGTAGGGAAACTGATAAAAATCTCCCTAATGTCTATGTATCTAGCTAACTATTGCCACAGGCAGTTCTTGatctctacttgtactgttcTATAAGTAATGGGCACCAGCTATATtttggtacaagtacgattGGGCGTGTCAGTGACTTCCGTTACTTTGGTCTCCGAAACAGCCGCGGAggctggatctggagtacaagtatgtacttatATTAAAAACCAAGAATTTGGGGTCGGTGGGGGTTCTATGAGACCATGTGGGAGCTTTCATTTTTCTTGTCAGTTCAAgtcagtacaagtaccataatacagtatgtattgtaaTTGAACTCGAGAATACACGAGCTAAAAGGGGTTCATATAATGGTGCCCAAAGTTGATGTCAAAGTTTCAGATTATGCAATAATAGGGAATATTCCGCTTAGGTAAACGCCTACTGGTActaaatcacgtgatatatCCATTCACCTGATCAATATCGCATTTCCACTGACGTTTAGTCAGTTCATGCGCGACACTTGAAACAATGGAGTAAATTTCATGCATGTATATTTCACCTTGCATACAGTACTACACTATCACCAActcaacaacaccacacaacatgtcttctAACGACGCGACTTCGGACGATACAGACGCCACGGTCGAAGAAGACTTCAAACGGGAGCCCGAGACAGCTGCCAACCTCGAGAGCAACCCTCCTAGCGATCCGCCGGTTGAGAATGAAGAGGCGAGTGACAGTGACGAGCCTAGTGGTGGATTTTCATACTC from Yarrowia lipolytica chromosome 1D, complete sequence encodes:
- a CDS encoding uncharacterized protein (Compare to YALI0D25608g, no similarity), whose product is MSRKDAWPTEQIDALFAVFDSVGPKELNEKMRPGARFGDFMEQACMGVFGQVEPRLMTRVRSRVARIKRDFLDYLILLREKERDPSVADEEYSKKLALLYQRLPKSLIGLQVTFDLKEDAVDSEEDVLKPTRSSTPPVTKPKPLFRVPVDKTKVRDNKIPAHDDRVPLDTLTTKYKLDGYGGGATVEKMSENGPTSTGSAPDKSIQIGEEDILSGPKNQVSAAEALRREEAEAAKVQREREERLRLRRESSEARSLFETEEHDQNSDTKTSEKSEKSETPVSKSESRSLLRKKRRLVVTEAKSKNLEMALSDEYEDPIFALAEKKTQLKETASETPASPPVGSRNVGVELEQTRSQSKDQPDSTSKTMDRQYRPPKVHRSDSDSDSDIGSRAELFSLPTSTPKAAKRHSFVQERPSPTKRNSSRLQRSSVRLDDEVDDDPISRSDRRSRSVQVSDLEPGQGDLVELQHPVTGRVSVDADQMYQLALPGGTSTTVPTEAPKRKRGRPRKDVYTMDDDALFPPSVGSSRTSATDSRPAKKKTQVSMSSANERRSSIMTSTPHPDTSMSSNYLPQYLESMQQFLRSVERLYILADGDTAMRRALAQLVQATTEKIERSVDDGKLP
- a CDS encoding uncharacterized protein (Compare to YALI0D25630g, uniprot|Q9UW08 Yarrowia lipolytica Alcohol dehydrogenase 1) translates to MTTIPKTQKAVIFETSGGPLMYKDVPVPVPADDEILVNVKFSGVCHTDLHAWKGDWPLDTKLPLIGGHEGAGVVVAKGKNVTTFEIGDYAGIKWINKACYTCEFCQVSAEPNCPKATMSGYTHDGSFQQYATANAVQAAHIPKNCDLAQIAPILCAGITVYKALKTAGLKAGEWAAVTGAGGGLGSLAVQYAKAMGYRVLAIDTGADKEKMCKELGAEVFIDFAKSKDLVKDVQDATKGGPHAVINVSVSEFAVNQSVEYVRTLGTVVLVGLPAGAVCKSPIFQQVARSIQIKGSYVGNRADSQEAIEFFARGLVKSPIIIVGLSQLESVYKLMEEGKIAGRYVLDTYK
- a CDS encoding uncharacterized protein (Compare to YALI0D25652g, similar to Saccharomyces cerevisiae PRP11 (YDL043C); ancestral locus Anc_3.150, similar to uniprot|Q7ZVD4 Similar to Brachydanio rerio splicing factor 3a subunit), whose product is MTHSVLSAPTVLKRPPSIGSFTSNTNSGGGMASESQANLHRRERLRKLASEQLDISKDPYIFKNHLGYFECRLCLTSHVTDGSYLSHTQGKRHQQNLAKRGAQSRDGPREQNRELSGANKIHIKKSALKIGRPGYKITKVKDPLTKQLGLLMQINFAEIGTGVTPRYRFMSAFEQKVDVPADRRFQYLLIAAEPYETIAFKIPAKELDQHPSKFWNHWDKDRRDYVLQVMFKAERQA
- a CDS encoding uncharacterized protein (Compare to YALI0D25674g, weakly similar to uniprot|Q12311 Saccharomyces cerevisiae YPR031w, similar to Saccharomyces cerevisiae NTO1 (YPR031W); ancestral locus Anc_7.439) — encoded protein: MDNSLLGIHNAYGKPREEIPHQEFHSDLDLTEKLDCYTDDQSYREPPPNPRLDPTVRLNKASFTLLPMDEFDLDVTPALEQIGYQMTEEFTLPDEYMQEQPEVEGVEYDMDEQDAFFMDMVTEQWPPAEDSRDSGESGADGAPDTDQAVASDSATSPPPSSPTYNADGQLILRGYTPEPPQGPFPPTHEMFEYVVTLIERHWFSLASSMPPKPPQTHDEMDSLDDQACCICGESECDNSNAIVYCDGCDMACHQECYGVTHIPEGQWLCRKCSFSRARRRNKKGTCIFCPSQVGAFKMTTQKNWGHVICALWIPEIKIGGRNMEPISHVRDVPRSRWKLHCYICKQRMGACIQCARGSCVQAFHVTCARRAGLQMEMLHGVQGAIFDAGSMRAYCHNHGGDDDTLMRIKALRKWFAERYDGKGRRKAIEDVATTTESSELGSEAPTPGGGEGNVATTTVEDVVSTPVDTPVEMGTSQTPQPATPCGEEGRDFPTPSEADQTVVTEVYPTWKTPAGTPLLPKVIIDRICDALEPFKISHCRKFVTMVARYWALKREFKRGAALIKRLNIALENSQAVASTQLESVEDRQKRYRDMIVLINELERIKVRVKLLAERESVKLDYLKVQGELIRTLLLPVTALCLRLCDEMTEQDSNGYFLEIPEIPGYREVVECPMSMTEIREKTLNLEYDHVAQMLPDFEVMFDNAFVYNDSEAPVCVEATRLRGVVRGLVEEYTEKEKEKEYQRCFGEGEKGEVGKEVREAQKRPFTAIE